A part of Thermococcus sp. SY098 genomic DNA contains:
- a CDS encoding TrkH family potassium uptake protein, with the protein MLGVRRYINLTEDLFVVKNLIGALLQGIGLAYLIPPLIVWFYPNEIIYVYYFVIPGVISILLGAWLGRHVKMIEDVNLRQAMISAAFVWLFASFISVVPFMKIAHMSFIDSYFESMSAWTGTGLTMMSNLESYPHILLFWRSWMQWLGGIGIVLVALTILIRPGVAAARLYKAEARTERILPNLANTSKIIFQIYAILTLLGVYLYYINGMPMFDAVIHSMTGLGTGGMSSHDLSIGYFNSLSIEAVTIFLMIMGAVNFTVHYKMFKNRSIRHFFEDIQVRYMFIFLIPTIVLIGYSLITWNHMQIAKAFRESVFHAVSAITCTGFSIDDLSKYPELAKLLIGFLMVVGGGAGSTAGGIKLIRITLTYESLKWTIQQAILPKGAVIKRKVGNYIFSEDEIQEVFSFTMTYFAFLLIGTVWVMARLGVSIANAFFEVASAQGNVGLSVGITSPALPLDIKILLILHMWIGRLEIFSTLVFIVSALMLIPRVVERE; encoded by the coding sequence ATGCTTGGAGTCAGAAGATACATCAATCTAACTGAAGACCTCTTTGTTGTTAAAAATCTAATAGGTGCACTGCTTCAAGGTATCGGTCTGGCTTATCTGATTCCCCCTCTGATTGTGTGGTTCTATCCGAATGAAATTATTTATGTTTACTACTTTGTAATCCCCGGGGTAATAAGCATTCTCCTTGGGGCTTGGCTTGGGAGACACGTCAAGATGATTGAAGATGTAAATCTCAGGCAGGCAATGATATCCGCAGCATTTGTCTGGCTCTTTGCTTCATTTATAAGTGTTGTCCCCTTCATGAAAATAGCCCATATGAGCTTCATTGATTCGTATTTCGAAAGCATGTCTGCTTGGACTGGAACAGGGCTAACGATGATGAGCAATCTTGAAAGCTATCCTCACATACTCCTCTTTTGGAGATCATGGATGCAGTGGCTCGGGGGAATTGGGATTGTTTTGGTTGCCCTTACTATTTTAATTCGCCCAGGAGTTGCAGCAGCAAGGCTTTACAAGGCTGAAGCAAGAACTGAAAGAATACTTCCAAACTTGGCCAACACTTCCAAAATAATCTTCCAGATATATGCAATTCTGACTCTGTTGGGAGTCTATCTCTATTACATCAACGGAATGCCAATGTTTGATGCAGTTATTCATTCAATGACTGGTTTAGGAACCGGTGGTATGAGCTCTCACGACCTGAGCATAGGATACTTTAATAGCTTGAGTATAGAAGCAGTTACTATTTTTCTCATGATAATGGGTGCAGTAAACTTCACGGTTCATTATAAGATGTTTAAAAACCGGAGTATAAGGCATTTTTTTGAGGATATCCAGGTAAGATACATGTTCATTTTCCTTATTCCAACAATAGTGCTGATAGGCTACTCCCTAATAACTTGGAACCACATGCAGATCGCCAAAGCGTTTAGAGAAAGTGTTTTTCATGCGGTATCTGCAATAACATGTACAGGGTTTTCAATCGATGATCTTTCGAAATATCCCGAGCTTGCAAAGCTTTTAATAGGGTTTTTGATGGTTGTGGGTGGAGGGGCAGGAAGTACGGCAGGTGGTATAAAGCTCATTCGAATAACGCTGACCTATGAAAGTCTAAAATGGACAATTCAACAGGCAATTCTCCCAAAAGGGGCAGTCATAAAAAGGAAGGTCGGTAATTACATCTTCTCAGAAGACGAAATTCAGGAGGTGTTCAGCTTTACCATGACCTATTTCGCCTTCTTGCTTATAGGAACCGTGTGGGTAATGGCAAGACTTGGGGTCTCTATTGCCAATGCGTTCTTTGAGGTTGCCTCCGCTCAAGGAAACGTAGGGCTGAGTGTTGGTATAACATCTCCCGCCCTTCCTTTGGACATAAAGATACTCCTGATCCTCCATATGTGGATTGGAAGGCTTGAGATATTCTCCACACTTGTCTTTATAGTCAGTGCCCTGATGTTGATACCGAGAGTCGTGGAGAGGGAGTAA
- a CDS encoding amidohydrolase, with the protein MRVLIKNGIMPNGKRGTIYIEDNRIEDINGEIRKDDFVINAQDKLILPAFYNTHTHLPMTFLRGIAEDMWLKDWLERVVWPAEKYINREHVYWGAMLGGLELIRSGIAAVADMYFFMDSVAEALELLGLRGVLGTTIFEFPSPDAKTPEEAFKIVEKLVKKYKNHKLIKPSIAPHSIYSCNLEILQQAKEIADAYGLLIQIHLSETRWEVYEVQKRYGKRPVELLESIGFLDKNVLSAHAVWLTKAEIKTLAKYGVKISHNPISNLKLASGGVMPYPEMKEYGVLVTLGTDGVASNNSFDMFEEMKVFAISQKNHRWDPTIAKAEEVFKVATENGAKALGFKAGRIEKGYLADLMIIDINKPHLKPFYDPITLAVYSMRAGDVDGLIVNGKPLMLNKEILVVNEEKTIEKAEKKALELYEKIVGVVK; encoded by the coding sequence ATGAGAGTTTTAATTAAGAACGGAATTATGCCAAATGGGAAGAGAGGCACTATATACATCGAGGATAACAGAATTGAGGACATAAATGGCGAGATTCGGAAAGATGACTTTGTAATTAACGCCCAAGATAAGCTTATTCTTCCAGCGTTTTACAACACTCATACCCATCTTCCAATGACCTTTCTCAGGGGGATTGCCGAAGATATGTGGCTTAAGGACTGGCTTGAAAGAGTTGTTTGGCCTGCGGAGAAATACATTAATAGGGAGCATGTTTACTGGGGGGCAATGCTTGGAGGGCTTGAGCTGATTCGGTCTGGAATTGCGGCAGTTGCTGACATGTATTTTTTCATGGACAGTGTTGCCGAAGCCTTAGAACTATTGGGGTTAAGGGGAGTTTTGGGCACCACCATTTTTGAATTTCCTTCGCCCGATGCTAAAACACCTGAAGAGGCTTTTAAAATTGTTGAGAAGCTTGTAAAGAAATACAAAAACCACAAATTAATAAAACCAAGCATTGCTCCTCACTCAATTTACTCCTGCAACCTTGAAATACTTCAACAGGCAAAAGAAATTGCAGATGCTTACGGACTTTTGATCCAGATTCACTTATCAGAAACAAGATGGGAAGTTTATGAAGTTCAAAAACGCTATGGAAAAAGACCCGTTGAGCTCCTGGAAAGCATCGGATTTTTGGATAAAAATGTTCTATCTGCTCATGCGGTTTGGCTCACAAAGGCTGAAATAAAGACTCTTGCCAAGTATGGCGTCAAAATTTCTCACAATCCCATCTCCAATTTAAAGCTTGCTTCCGGGGGAGTCATGCCATATCCAGAAATGAAAGAATACGGTGTTCTTGTAACATTAGGAACAGATGGAGTTGCAAGTAACAACAGCTTTGATATGTTTGAAGAGATGAAAGTTTTTGCCATATCTCAGAAAAATCACCGCTGGGATCCAACTATAGCAAAAGCGGAAGAAGTATTTAAGGTTGCAACTGAAAACGGTGCAAAAGCTCTTGGATTTAAGGCTGGAAGAATTGAAAAAGGATATCTGGCGGACTTAATGATTATTGACATTAACAAACCGCATCTCAAGCCGTTTTATGATCCAATTACCCTTGCGGTTTATTCCATGAGGGCTGGAGATGTTGATGGTTTGATAGTTAACGGAAAGCCTTTAATGTTGAATAAAGAGATCCTTGTCGTAAATGAGGAAAAAACTATAGAAAAAGCCGAGAAAAAGGCACTTGAACTTTATGAAAAGATTGTGGGGGTAGTTAAATGA
- the map gene encoding type II methionyl aminopeptidase: protein MNEKIEKLIKAGEIAKQVREEVIKLIKPGVSLYEIAEFVEKRIVELEGKPAFPCNLSLNELAAHYTPYRGDDTVLKEGDYLKVDLGVHIDGYIADTAVTVRVGMKEDDLMRAAREALENAISVVRAGVKINEIGKVIEETIRGYGFNPIVNLSGHVIQRYKLHSGISIPNIYRPHDTYTLKEGEVLAIEPFATTGAGQVIEVPPALIFMFVRNRPVRMPQARILLNYIKKNFSTLPFAYRWVQDLMPEPQLRLALMQLEKAGAIYSYPILKEIRGGLVSQFEHTVIVEKDGATVIT from the coding sequence ATGAATGAAAAAATAGAAAAGCTCATTAAAGCTGGTGAAATTGCAAAACAAGTTAGAGAGGAAGTTATAAAGCTGATAAAACCTGGTGTTTCGCTGTATGAAATAGCAGAGTTTGTTGAAAAACGAATTGTAGAGCTTGAGGGAAAGCCTGCATTTCCGTGCAATTTATCACTAAACGAGCTTGCCGCCCACTATACCCCGTATAGGGGGGATGACACTGTTCTTAAGGAAGGCGATTATTTAAAAGTCGACCTTGGGGTTCACATTGATGGATACATAGCAGACACTGCAGTTACAGTTAGAGTCGGAATGAAAGAGGATGACTTAATGAGAGCCGCAAGAGAAGCGCTTGAAAATGCTATAAGTGTTGTGAGAGCAGGAGTTAAAATAAATGAGATTGGAAAAGTAATTGAAGAAACCATAAGAGGTTATGGGTTCAACCCAATAGTGAACCTCAGTGGGCATGTAATCCAGAGATACAAGCTGCATTCTGGAATTTCGATTCCTAACATTTACAGGCCTCATGACACATATACCCTGAAAGAAGGGGAAGTATTGGCGATAGAGCCTTTCGCAACTACCGGAGCTGGGCAGGTTATTGAAGTTCCTCCAGCATTGATATTCATGTTTGTAAGAAACAGACCTGTGAGGATGCCTCAAGCAAGAATCCTACTTAATTATATAAAAAAGAACTTCTCTACTCTGCCTTTTGCATACAGATGGGTGCAGGACTTAATGCCAGAACCACAGCTAAGGTTAGCATTAATGCAGCTTGAAAAGGCTGGAGCAATTTACAGTTACCCAATATTGAAAGAAATTCGGGGAGGATTAGTGTCTCAGTTTGAGCACACAGTAATTGTTGAGAAGGATGGTGCAACCGTAATTACATAA